From a single Candidatus Defluviilinea gracilis genomic region:
- a CDS encoding homoserine dehydrogenase, which produces MHYKLCFIGFGNVARSLARLLERKRDLLKSNYDITYSVTGIATGRHGFAVNPDGIDVGQALEKVESGNSIAPLSTFQVADSLAVIQHSQADVMFENSPVNYESGQPAIDHVRAALNANMHAITANKGTVVHAYQELTALAKSKNKKFRFESTVLGGSPVFSTFREAMPLAELTSFKGIINATTNLILSRMEDGESFDDAVKYCQSIGIAETDPSGDVDGWDAAIKVSALATVLMDASRPLKPQEVERKGIREITAGMVKQAKAEKKRWKLVASAERVGNRVKGRVSPELVDATSPLYGMMGSASGLTFSTDVLPNYSVIVSEREGMKGGPEETAYGLFADFVSAVRG; this is translated from the coding sequence ATGCACTACAAACTATGCTTCATCGGATTTGGAAACGTCGCCCGCTCGTTGGCTCGACTGCTCGAACGCAAACGCGACTTGTTGAAATCAAACTATGACATCACCTATTCGGTCACAGGCATTGCCACGGGACGACATGGATTCGCGGTGAACCCTGATGGGATTGATGTTGGGCAAGCGTTGGAAAAAGTGGAAAGCGGAAATTCCATCGCTCCACTTTCCACTTTCCAAGTTGCCGACTCTCTCGCCGTCATTCAACATTCCCAAGCGGATGTGATGTTCGAAAATTCCCCCGTCAACTACGAATCGGGTCAACCTGCCATTGACCACGTCCGCGCGGCGTTGAACGCGAATATGCACGCGATCACGGCGAACAAAGGCACAGTCGTCCACGCATATCAAGAGTTGACCGCGTTGGCGAAGTCGAAAAATAAAAAGTTTCGGTTTGAGTCAACGGTATTGGGAGGCTCGCCAGTCTTTTCGACATTCCGCGAGGCGATGCCGCTGGCTGAGTTAACTTCGTTTAAAGGAATCATCAACGCGACGACGAATTTAATTTTGTCACGGATGGAAGACGGCGAGTCGTTTGACGACGCAGTGAAATATTGTCAGAGCATCGGCATCGCGGAGACGGACCCTTCGGGCGACGTGGACGGCTGGGACGCGGCGATCAAAGTCTCGGCGCTGGCGACGGTGCTGATGGATGCTTCGCGACCGCTCAAGCCGCAGGAGGTGGAGCGAAAAGGCATACGGGAGATCACGGCTGGGATGGTGAAGCAGGCAAAAGCGGAGAAGAAGCGTTGGAAGTTGGTCGCATCCGCTGAACGCGTGGGGAATCGAGTCAAAGGGAGGGTGTCGCCTGAGTTGGTGGATGCGACGTCGCCGCTGTATGGCATGATGGGCTCGGCGTCGGGGCTGACGTTCAGCACGGACGTGTTGCCCAATTATTCGGTGATCGTTTCGGAGCGCGAAGGCATGAAGGGCGGACCCGAAGAGACCGCGTATGGTCTGTTCGCAGATTTTGTGAGCGCGGTTCGAGGGTAA
- a CDS encoding SCO1664 family protein yields the protein MTNPDQTQLTSALQHGDLELKGQFMLGSNYTFLVEVTHEDITYPAVYKPSRGEQPLWDFPEQSLAQREVAAYLVSESLGLHIVPFTALREDGPYGAGSIQQFIEYDPEYHYFTFSDDDKQLLKPVVLFDLLINNADRKGGHVFFENDTRKLYAIDHGICFHEDDKLRTVLWDFGGQKIPDELLSRLSTFHSPPSSDFDLPRQLEPYLTPNEISALCTRADVIRQRGIFPRQPRDRRAMPWPPL from the coding sequence ATGACCAATCCCGACCAAACACAATTGACATCCGCCCTCCAACACGGCGACCTTGAACTCAAAGGTCAATTCATGCTTGGCTCGAATTACACGTTTCTGGTCGAGGTCACGCACGAAGACATAACGTATCCCGCCGTCTACAAACCGAGTCGCGGCGAGCAACCGTTGTGGGACTTTCCCGAACAATCGCTGGCGCAGCGCGAAGTGGCGGCGTATCTCGTGAGCGAGTCGCTGGGCTTGCACATCGTCCCGTTCACCGCGTTGCGCGAAGACGGTCCCTACGGCGCGGGTTCGATCCAGCAATTCATCGAGTACGATCCCGAATATCACTACTTCACTTTTTCAGACGACGACAAACAACTCCTCAAGCCCGTCGTGTTGTTCGACCTGCTCATCAACAACGCGGATCGCAAAGGCGGGCACGTCTTTTTTGAAAATGACACGCGCAAACTCTACGCGATAGATCACGGCATCTGTTTTCACGAAGATGATAAACTTCGCACCGTATTGTGGGATTTTGGCGGACAGAAGATTCCCGACGAACTCCTCTCTCGACTTTCCACTTTCCACTCGCCTCCCTCCTCGGACTTCGACCTGCCTCGCCAACTTGAGCCTTATCTCACCCCCAACGAAATCTCTGCCCTCTGCACCCGCGCAGACGTGATCCGTCAACGCGGGATTTTCCCCCGCCAACCGCGTGACCGCCGCGCGATGCCGTGGCCGCCGCTATAA
- a CDS encoding DUF3090 domain-containing protein: MPRFEIDVDPCDHITADAIGKPGQRVFYIQAYQDQRTITIIIEKAQLHSLAIGIEQFLAQINEQNPNITEASGDYVEEVMRINPPVDPLFRVGEIGLGYDKDRDLIVLFAKEILTEEDDPETAAVIRFWATRTQVKMLSRWGMEVVSRGRPICPQCGQPEEPEGHFCPKKNGHFH; this comes from the coding sequence ATGCCCCGATTTGAAATTGACGTTGACCCCTGCGATCACATCACCGCGGACGCGATCGGCAAGCCAGGTCAGCGGGTGTTTTATATTCAAGCCTATCAAGACCAGCGCACGATCACGATCATCATCGAGAAGGCGCAACTGCATTCGCTTGCCATCGGCATCGAACAATTTCTCGCGCAGATCAACGAACAGAACCCGAACATCACCGAAGCCTCGGGCGATTACGTGGAAGAAGTGATGCGCATCAATCCGCCCGTCGACCCGCTCTTCCGCGTCGGCGAGATCGGACTCGGCTACGACAAAGATCGCGATCTCATCGTGTTGTTCGCAAAAGAAATTCTCACCGAGGAAGATGATCCAGAGACGGCGGCGGTCATCCGCTTTTGGGCGACGCGCACGCAGGTGAAGATGCTCTCGCGCTGGGGCATGGAAGTCGTCTCGCGCGGACGCCCGATCTGTCCGCAGTGTGGTCAACCCGAAGAACCCGAGGGGCATTTTTGTCCCAAGAAGAACGGGCATTTTCATTAA
- a CDS encoding methylmalonyl-CoA mutase family protein: MYDKKKLDELKDQLETWEETSLSKALASLPERMDEFITTSSEPINRLYTPLDVADKDYASSLGLPGEYPYTRGVHPTLHRSKLWTMRMFAGFGTAEETNARFKYLLEQGQTGLSVAFDLATLMGYDTDQPEALGEFGKCGVAVSSLQDMEILFEGIPFDKVSTSMTINSPAAITWAMYLAAAENRGVRLDQLRGTIQNDILKEFIAQKEFIFPPEPSMRLVVDTMEFGSQKVPQWNTISISGYHIREAGSTAAQELAFTLGDGLEYVRWGIARGMDVDEFAPRLSFFFNAHNDFFEEIAKYRAARRIWAREMRETFKAKNPRSWLCRFHTQTAGVSLTAQQPENNVVRVAIQALAAVLGGTQSLHTNSLDEALALPSEHAVTIALRTQQIIAEESGVTNTVDPLGGSFFVEAMTDRMEKEAYDYFRRVEELGGVIPAIEKGFFQSEISDAAYRYQREIDQGIRKIVGVNAYAEKKPLTIPILEMDPKGYERQVKRLEELRKTRDNGRVGQTLDHLRIALEGTENTMPHIMEAVHAYATLGEIIQVMKEAFGVYEEPTMI, translated from the coding sequence ATGTACGATAAAAAGAAACTCGATGAATTGAAGGATCAACTCGAAACGTGGGAGGAAACTTCGTTGAGCAAGGCGCTCGCGTCCCTGCCCGAACGCATGGATGAATTCATCACGACCTCCTCCGAACCCATCAACCGACTCTACACCCCGCTCGATGTGGCGGATAAAGACTACGCTTCTTCTCTCGGACTTCCAGGTGAGTACCCCTACACGCGCGGAGTCCACCCGACGCTTCACCGCTCCAAACTGTGGACGATGCGCATGTTCGCAGGCTTCGGCACCGCCGAGGAAACGAACGCGCGCTTCAAATATTTGCTTGAGCAGGGACAAACAGGTTTATCCGTCGCGTTCGATCTGGCGACTCTGATGGGCTACGACACCGATCAACCCGAAGCGTTGGGCGAGTTCGGCAAGTGCGGCGTGGCGGTCTCTTCATTACAAGACATGGAAATCCTGTTCGAGGGCATCCCGTTCGACAAAGTGTCCACGAGCATGACGATCAACTCGCCTGCCGCGATCACGTGGGCGATGTATCTTGCGGCGGCGGAGAATCGCGGCGTGAGGCTCGATCAACTACGCGGCACGATCCAGAACGACATCCTCAAAGAGTTCATCGCGCAAAAAGAATTCATCTTCCCGCCCGAACCTTCGATGCGACTCGTTGTCGACACGATGGAATTCGGCTCGCAGAAAGTCCCGCAGTGGAACACGATCTCGATCAGCGGATATCACATCCGTGAAGCGGGTTCGACCGCCGCGCAGGAGTTAGCCTTCACCCTCGGCGATGGACTCGAATACGTGAGATGGGGAATCGCCCGCGGCATGGACGTGGACGAGTTCGCGCCGCGTCTCTCGTTCTTCTTCAACGCGCACAACGACTTCTTTGAAGAAATTGCAAAATACCGCGCCGCGCGTCGCATTTGGGCGCGTGAGATGCGCGAAACATTCAAGGCGAAGAATCCGCGTTCGTGGTTGTGCCGCTTCCACACGCAGACGGCGGGAGTCTCATTGACTGCGCAACAACCTGAAAATAATGTTGTGCGCGTTGCGATTCAGGCATTAGCCGCTGTGTTGGGCGGGACACAATCGCTTCACACAAATTCATTAGATGAAGCGCTCGCGCTTCCCTCTGAACATGCGGTGACCATCGCCCTGCGCACACAGCAGATCATCGCCGAAGAATCGGGCGTAACGAATACCGTGGATCCGCTGGGGGGTAGTTTCTTCGTCGAAGCCATGACAGACCGAATGGAGAAAGAAGCGTACGACTACTTCCGCCGAGTCGAAGAGTTGGGAGGAGTTATCCCCGCCATCGAAAAGGGATTCTTCCAAAGCGAAATTTCCGACGCGGCATATCGTTATCAACGCGAGATCGATCAGGGCATCCGCAAAATTGTCGGCGTGAATGCGTATGCCGAAAAGAAACCGTTGACGATTCCGATCCTTGAGATGGATCCAAAAGGTTATGAAAGACAGGTGAAGCGGCTCGAAGAGTTACGCAAGACGCGCGATAACGGTCGCGTCGGTCAAACACTGGATCATTTGCGCATCGCGCTCGAAGGGACAGAGAACACCATGCCGCACATCATGGAAGCCGTCCACGCGTACGCGACGTTGGGCGAGATCATTCAAGTGATGAAGGAAGCCTTCGGCGTGTATGAAGAGCCGACGATGATTTAA
- a CDS encoding 6-phosphofructokinase yields the protein MSTGKKGVIGILTGGGDVPGLNPAIRAVTIRALREGYKVIGIRRGWAGMVDIVRDSQADNSNNFQVLTEDIVNKAGRTGGTFLHTSRTNPSRVRKDRLPLHLRDRYADDVNDVTPEVVKNIDFLGLDYLIPIGGDDTLSYAVRMYKEGMKIVAIPKTMDNDVPGTDYCIGFSTCVTRTIELANRLRTVAGSHERLLVLEVFGRYAGFTAMLPTMAGASHRCVIPEHKFNIERLAEMMMYDRSYNPSHYSVVLVSEGATFDGGEMVFSDRSTDEYGHMKLGGIGDMVSAQLRELTASHNKGRMVDTVNQKLGYLTRCGDPDAIDSIVPMAYGNLALDLVLKNVHGRLVVLKNGRYDNIPVDIVTSTKKTVNVERFYNTERLRPKFESFEMTPLFIMTSDAI from the coding sequence ATGAGCACAGGTAAGAAAGGGGTAATCGGAATTTTGACAGGCGGGGGCGATGTGCCGGGGCTAAACCCGGCGATCCGCGCAGTGACCATCCGCGCGTTGCGTGAGGGATATAAGGTTATCGGGATCCGCCGCGGCTGGGCGGGGATGGTGGATATCGTCCGCGATTCGCAAGCGGATAACAGCAATAACTTCCAAGTGTTGACCGAGGATATCGTCAACAAAGCGGGGCGCACCGGCGGCACGTTCCTGCACACATCGCGGACGAATCCATCCAGGGTCCGTAAAGACCGGCTTCCGCTCCACTTGCGCGATCGGTACGCGGACGATGTCAACGATGTGACGCCGGAGGTGGTGAAGAATATCGATTTTCTTGGGCTGGATTATTTGATCCCCATCGGCGGGGACGATACGTTGAGTTATGCCGTGCGCATGTATAAAGAAGGGATGAAGATCGTTGCCATCCCAAAGACGATGGATAACGATGTGCCCGGCACGGATTATTGTATCGGCTTCAGCACGTGCGTGACTCGCACGATCGAGCTCGCGAATCGTCTGCGGACTGTGGCTGGTTCGCACGAACGACTATTGGTGCTCGAGGTTTTTGGGCGTTACGCCGGCTTTACGGCGATGCTTCCGACCATGGCGGGGGCGTCTCATCGTTGTGTGATCCCCGAGCACAAGTTCAACATCGAGCGCCTTGCCGAGATGATGATGTACGACCGCAGTTACAATCCGAGTCATTATTCGGTGGTGCTGGTTTCAGAAGGCGCCACCTTCGACGGCGGGGAGATGGTCTTCTCGGACCGCTCGACTGACGAATACGGTCACATGAAGTTGGGCGGCATCGGCGATATGGTCTCCGCGCAATTAAGGGAATTGACCGCCAGTCATAACAAGGGGCGCATGGTGGATACCGTGAATCAAAAACTCGGCTATCTCACGCGCTGTGGCGACCCGGACGCGATCGACTCCATCGTGCCGATGGCGTACGGCAACCTGGCGCTTGATCTCGTTTTGAAGAACGTGCATGGAAGATTGGTGGTGCTCAAGAACGGGCGCTACGATAATATTCCGGTAGACATCGTCACCAGCACGAAAAAGACTGTCAACGTGGAGCGGTTCTACAATACGGAGCGCCTGCGCCCGAAGTTTGAAAGCTTCGAAATGACACCGCTGTTCATCATGACCAGCGATGCGATCTGA